The following nucleotide sequence is from Acetivibrio cellulolyticus CD2.
CAAATTCAGCAAAATGCTTTTAAATCCTCATGGAATTATTTTGGTAACAGGTCCAACAGGAAGTGGTAAAACCACAACCCTATACAGTGCCTTAAACGAAATAAACAAACCCAGCATAAAAATAATAACAATTGAAGATCCTGTTGAATCAACAATTTCAGGGGTTAACCATATACAGGCAAACGTCAAGGCCGGTCTTACCTTTGCAGTTGGACTGCGTTCAATATTAAGGTTAGATCCGGACGTTATAATGATTGGAGAGATAAGAGACAGTGAAACGGCAGAAATCGCTGTAAGAGCAGCAATTACAGGTCACCTTGTTTTGAGTACCCTTCATACCAATGATGCTCCAAGTACCATTATAAGGTTGATAGATATGGGTATACAGCCTTTCTTAGTTGCATCATCTGTAGTAGGAGTAATATCGCAGAGACTTATAAAACAAATATGTCCCAACTGTACTACAGATTACCCTGCCAATAAGGATGAACTTGAAATTTTAGGAATGGAACCCAACCAAAACGTAAAACTGTACAGAGGCAGAGGCTGCGCAATGTGCGGGGGATCTGGCTACAGAGGTAGATTGGGAGTCTACGAAATAATGGTAATGACCTCCCATCACAAGGAGGCTATATCTAAAAACTGCACCGAAGGAGAACTAAGGCAGATTTCAGTTGAACACGGAATGAAAACCCTCAGAGATAATGCCAAGAAATTTGTTTTATCAGGAAAAACAACCCTTGAAGAAATGATTAGAATTTCTTACTCTAACGATTAGGAATATTGAAATGAAAATAACTAATAGAAACAGGGATGATGCAGAATGATCAAACTGGAAATATTCCAACTACTCGAAGGCATGATAACAGCAGAACCCATAAAATGCCCAAATACGGGAAGCATATTGCTAAATAGCGGTTCAAAGCTAACAACAGCAATAATTGAATCTCTTAAATCACGTAAAATTCAAATAGTCTCTATTACAGATCAATATACGTTATTTGTCGATCCTGTTGATACTATGACAAAAGAACTTGGAAGACTCCTTGAAGATGGGATATTAAAAATGGCTCCAGATATACCTGAAGCAAATAAATCAGATAAGATGGTAAGTGTATCAAAGTTGGCCAGAAAAATAGCAAAGAGAATTATTGAGAACAGAAATATTGTACAGTATTGTGTTGTAATGAAACTTTTAGATGATTGTTTTCTTTTTAAACATGCAGTAAACACATGTATTATTTCCCTTCTCGTTGCAGGCGCCATGGATATGGTTGAAGCAACTGTTGAACAGGTCGGGACAGGAGCCCTCTTGCATGACATAGGACTTTGTGAAATGCCTTTGGTTATAAACACCAAGCAGCGAAATAGTCAGCAGGAATCTCTATGGCGTGAGCACCCCACATATGGCTATTATTTTGCTAAGGAAATCGGTCTATCCGAAGAGGTTGCAGAAATTATTCTCAATCACCATGAAAATTGGAGCGGAAATGGCTATCCAAAAGGTCTATCTTCTCAAGACATTCCTATAGGAGCACGAATTGTATCAATATGCGAAAATTACGATCGTTTGCTTTATCATGAAGGCTATCCCCATTATAAGGCACTCGAATATCTTCTTGATGAACGAAATAAAATTTTTGACGGACACATAGTCCAAGTCTTTACGAATAGTCTGGCTGTATACCCATTAGGATCTATGGTACGTCTTTCAACCGGCGAGGTTGGAGTTGTTGTAAATGTCCGTAAAAATCTTGGCCCCCGCCCTGTTGTAAGAATCTACTATAACAGAGTAAATAGGCCTCTGACAACTCCGTATGACTTAGATTTGGATATAAAAAGGAATATATTAATCGATAAAGTCCTATAGTTTACAATAAAACTATCAGATCTTTAACTCCTCTCGATTTTAAAGTTGGTTAAGAAAGCTTATATTCAGGCATAGTGGGAGCATCCTTCTTCAGGGTGCTCCCACTGCCACATCCAGAGCTCCTAGACCATAAATTGAAAAATAATCAAAAATTATATTTCACCCCCTACTTAAAATAATGGTATTTTACGAAATCTATAATGTAAGAATGCCTTCATGCGTTCTTACATACACTTTTATCAACAAATGAGATTTCTTGGTACATCATTTAAATTTAAATGGAAGGAGGATTTATAGGAGCCACTTATATAAATTTAACTTTATAATGATGTACATTAGAATTTTATTAATTTTTATTAGGAGGAGAGTTATTGTGAACAAAAAAGTACTTGCGTTTTTATTG
It contains:
- a CDS encoding HD-GYP domain-containing protein; its protein translation is MIKLEIFQLLEGMITAEPIKCPNTGSILLNSGSKLTTAIIESLKSRKIQIVSITDQYTLFVDPVDTMTKELGRLLEDGILKMAPDIPEANKSDKMVSVSKLARKIAKRIIENRNIVQYCVVMKLLDDCFLFKHAVNTCIISLLVAGAMDMVEATVEQVGTGALLHDIGLCEMPLVINTKQRNSQQESLWREHPTYGYYFAKEIGLSEEVAEIILNHHENWSGNGYPKGLSSQDIPIGARIVSICENYDRLLYHEGYPHYKALEYLLDERNKIFDGHIVQVFTNSLAVYPLGSMVRLSTGEVGVVVNVRKNLGPRPVVRIYYNRVNRPLTTPYDLDLDIKRNILIDKVL